A stretch of Mesorhizobium sp. M2A.F.Ca.ET.046.03.2.1 DNA encodes these proteins:
- a CDS encoding MBL fold metallo-hydrolase, whose amino-acid sequence MSDRLVLLGSKGGPALRPGGPWPSSSLLQIGERDIVVDCGLGVTRGLVDAGVSLRALDLIFITHLHSDHILELGPLIHTAWTAGLTTPMTVFGPPGTQDYWRHFCRAMEFDIGIRIVDEGRPDIRELVSIKEFGEGAILEEEGLTVTALRVDHPPVTDCFALRFEHGGRSVVFSADTAFFPPLAGFAKEADILVHEAMLEEGVERLVARTGNGARLREHLFASHSLAEDAGRIASDAGVRRLVLNHLIPADDPAIGEADWVAAVRKTWPGDLTIARDGLVVQLSGAKAAQGEETA is encoded by the coding sequence ATGAGCGACAGGCTGGTGCTTCTGGGTTCCAAGGGCGGCCCGGCGTTGCGTCCGGGCGGGCCATGGCCGAGCTCATCGCTCCTTCAGATCGGCGAGCGTGACATCGTCGTCGATTGCGGGCTCGGCGTCACGCGCGGTCTGGTCGATGCCGGCGTCAGCCTCAGGGCGCTTGACCTGATCTTCATCACGCACCTTCATTCGGACCATATTTTGGAACTCGGGCCGCTGATCCACACCGCTTGGACAGCGGGGTTGACGACGCCGATGACCGTTTTCGGCCCACCCGGCACACAGGACTACTGGCGGCATTTCTGCCGGGCGATGGAATTCGACATCGGGATCCGCATCGTGGACGAGGGCCGGCCGGATATCCGCGAACTGGTCTCCATCAAGGAATTCGGCGAGGGCGCCATCCTGGAGGAGGAAGGACTGACAGTGACGGCGCTGCGCGTCGACCATCCGCCGGTGACCGACTGTTTTGCGTTGCGTTTCGAGCATGGCGGTAGAAGCGTAGTTTTTTCCGCCGACACGGCCTTCTTTCCGCCGCTGGCCGGCTTTGCCAAAGAGGCCGACATTCTCGTCCATGAGGCCATGCTGGAAGAAGGTGTGGAAAGGCTGGTCGCCCGGACCGGCAACGGCGCGCGGCTGCGCGAGCACCTCTTCGCCAGCCACAGCCTCGCCGAGGATGCCGGCCGCATCGCCAGCGATGCCGGTGTGCGGCGGTTGGTGCTCAACCATCTCATTCCGGCCGACGATCCAGCCATCGGCGAAGCCGATTGGGTCGCCGCTGTCAGGAAAACTTGGCCGGGTGACTTGACGATCGCCCGCGACGGCCTTGTTGTACAACTAAGCGGCGCCAAAGCCGCGCAAGGAGAGGAAACCGCATGA
- the hmgA gene encoding homogentisate 1,2-dioxygenase has translation MGFSYMPGFGNDFETETLPGSLPQGRNSPQRPAYGLYAEQLSGSPFTAPRGTNERSWLYRIRPSVKHTGRFKGVSYPLWKTGPNIGDHELALGQYRWNPTPMPTEPTDFISGMRTFTTAGDAVGQTGMAAHVYVANRSMVDDHFFNADGELLVVPQVGALRFVTEMGVIELRPGEIAVLPRGLVFKVELADKEARGYVCENYGAKFTMPDRGSIGANCLANPRDFKTPCAWFEEKETPCRLIVKWCGSFHVTELGHSPLDVVAWHGNYAPYKYDLATFSPVGAILFDHPDPSIFTVLTAPSGEEGTANVDFVIFPPRWLVAEDTFRPPWYHRNIMSEFMGLIHGQYDAKEEGFVPGGISLHNQMLAHGPDASGFEKATRAELKPVKLDNTMAFMFETRFPQMLTRYAAELGTLQENYIDCWADLKKRFNGTPEGDWS, from the coding sequence ATGGGCTTTTCATATATGCCGGGCTTCGGCAATGACTTCGAGACCGAGACTCTGCCCGGCTCGCTGCCGCAGGGGCGCAACTCGCCGCAGCGGCCTGCCTATGGGCTTTATGCCGAGCAGCTCTCCGGCTCGCCTTTCACCGCGCCGCGCGGCACCAATGAGCGTTCGTGGCTCTACCGCATCCGCCCGAGCGTGAAGCACACCGGCCGCTTCAAGGGCGTGAGCTATCCCTTGTGGAAGACTGGCCCCAACATCGGCGATCATGAGCTGGCGCTCGGCCAATACCGCTGGAATCCGACGCCCATGCCCACCGAGCCGACGGACTTCATCTCCGGCATGCGCACCTTCACCACGGCCGGCGATGCTGTCGGGCAAACCGGCATGGCCGCGCATGTCTATGTCGCCAACCGCTCGATGGTCGACGACCATTTCTTCAACGCCGACGGCGAGTTGCTGGTCGTGCCGCAGGTCGGCGCGCTGCGCTTCGTCACCGAGATGGGTGTCATCGAGCTTCGGCCCGGCGAGATCGCCGTGCTGCCGCGCGGCCTGGTCTTCAAGGTCGAGCTCGCCGACAAGGAGGCGCGCGGCTATGTCTGCGAGAATTATGGCGCCAAATTCACCATGCCGGACCGCGGCTCGATCGGCGCCAATTGCCTGGCCAATCCGCGCGACTTCAAGACGCCCTGCGCCTGGTTCGAGGAGAAGGAGACGCCGTGCCGGCTCATCGTCAAATGGTGCGGCTCTTTCCACGTCACCGAACTTGGCCATTCGCCGCTCGATGTCGTCGCGTGGCACGGCAACTACGCGCCCTACAAATATGATCTGGCTACGTTTTCGCCGGTCGGAGCCATCCTGTTCGACCATCCGGACCCGTCTATTTTCACCGTGCTGACGGCGCCGAGCGGCGAGGAGGGCACGGCCAATGTCGACTTCGTCATCTTCCCGCCGCGCTGGCTGGTTGCAGAGGACACGTTCCGTCCGCCATGGTACCACCGCAACATCATGAGCGAGTTCATGGGCCTGATCCATGGCCAGTACGACGCCAAGGAAGAGGGCTTTGTGCCGGGCGGCATCAGCCTGCACAATCAGATGCTGGCGCATGGGCCGGATGCTTCCGGCTTCGAGAAAGCCACCCGCGCCGAGTTGAAGCCGGTCAAGCTCGACAACACCATGGCCTTCATGTTCGAGACCCGATTTCCCCAGATGCTGACGCGCTATGCCGCGGAACTCGGAACCTTGCAGGAGAACTACATCGACTGCTGGGCCGACCTGAAGAAGCGTTTCAACGGCACCCCGGAGGGCGATTGGTCTTGA